In Mercurialis annua linkage group LG6, ddMerAnnu1.2, whole genome shotgun sequence, the following are encoded in one genomic region:
- the LOC126653901 gene encoding uncharacterized protein LOC126653901, translated as MQGLINLMDEQQCQLMYKLEDFEREITRYKQEPDFNSDLEPYLKVCEKAVQDFKHNVLLDQTVGFESLKALLSSSVLPKKLKVTELGDKLTRFKGKGKRIEGLELKIHAVLQTGDQDNYFNKEDYQKEGKNISFLDYLNLFQESNVNHDYETLTSLKTRAVIQGKNLSRKLIHVIFMMSMCGEIMFKLEALGDSLSWIGEGENTVVVKRFIDLLHAADDVMVKKIKESLKGEAVVMLDETKAAEHDHSDDLIFLLLKEICRLELFWTRRALPDPEMSTMEDAFLSMASDMRDCEEGLEMFKTHFIELVQEGAFGFEEEDFLTMKQKDEYKAMELEMNKLWNRIEESEKKG; from the exons ATGCAG GGATTAATCAATTTAATGGATGAGCAACAATGTCAGTTGATGTATAAGTTAGAAGATTTTGAGAGGGAAATTACACGTTATAAGCAGGAACCAGACTTTAATAGTGATCTCGAGCCTTATTTAAAAGTTTGTGAGAAGGCCGTACAAGATTTTAAACATAACGTATTGCTCGATCAAACAGTGggttttgaaagtttgaaagCCTTGCTTAGTTCATCTGTCTTACCCAAGAAATTGAAAGTCACAGAACTCGGTGATAAGCTTACCCGATTCAAGGGTAAGGGTAAGAGAATTGAGGGACTTGAACTCAAGATTCATGCTGTGTTGCAAACTGGTGAtcaagataattattttaacaaagaAGATTACCAAAAAGAAGGGAAGAATATTAGCTTTTTGGATTACTTGAATTTATTCCAGGAGTCTAATGTCAATCATGATTATGAGACTTTGACATCTCTAAAGACTCGAGCTGTAATTCAGGGGAAAAATCTTTCTCGTAAGCTTATTCATGTGATATTTATGATGTCAATGTGTGGCGAAATTATGTTCAAACTTGAAGCTCTTGGAGATTCACTCAGTTGGATAGGTGAAGGTGAAAATACTGTGGTAGTTAAGAGGTTTATTGATTTACTCCACGCTGCAGATGACGTAATGGTTAAGAAGATCAAAGAATCCTTGAAAGGAGAAGCAGTGGTGATGCTTGATGAAACAAAAGCAGCAGAACATGACCACTCCGATGATCTTATCTTTTTATTACTCAAAGAAATCTGCCGGTTGGAGCTGTTTTGGACGCGTAGAGCATTGCCAGATCCCGAGATGTCGACAATGGAGGATGCGTTTCTGTCGATGGCGTCTGATATGAGAGATTGCGAGGAGGGACTGGAAATgtttaaaacacattttattgAATTGGTGCAGGAGGGTGCATTCGGTTTTGAGGAAGAAGATTTTCTTACTATGAAGCAAAAGGATGAGTACAAGGCAATGGAATTAGAGATGAATAAACTTTGGAATCGAATTGAGGAATCAGAAAAGAAGGGCTAA
- the LOC126687914 gene encoding uncharacterized protein LOC126687914, whose translation MRKEKKYRERREEKREEKKDVYVLKEGKRSRSLLLLHGGGAAICSSPMEEEQILNIPISNSDVDDGWRWRFDPKGNFTVKGCYRAICGEFMGHQNDIWSKIWQLRIPLHVRNFLRRVCKNFLPTAETLAQRKVYVYSHCSVCSADVDNALHLLVLYRMAEACWKTVNTPVLHDEMIVVDCMFSWLSEMEMEEKTSWHGRVTWLPPYEGWLNANYDAACFSNNHGTCLGMMVRDYMGNTVQARLVRVHGNVSPRMAEEMSILEALSWLKGYSNLIIELDAMEVILEIRNPELSEDILFGYCAIMAHQFSNIIFTFVRQSANQAAHIMTQNAHSISDH comes from the exons atgAGGAAAGAGAAAAAGTATAGAGAAAGAAGAGAGGAAAAAAGAGAGGAAAAAAAAGATGTGTATGTATTAAAAGAAGGaaa GAGGAGCAGGTCGCTTCTCCTCCTtcatggaggaggagcagcaATCTGCTCCTCCcccatggaggaggagcag ATACTGAATATTCCTATCAGTAACAGTGACGTAGATGATGGGTGGCGTTGGCGGTTCGATCCAAAGGGCAATTTCACGGTAAAAGGCTGTTATAGGGCTATTTGTGGGGAATTTATGGGTCATCAGAATGATATTTGGAGCAAGATTTGGCAGCTTCGGATCCCTCTCCATGTAAGAAATTTCCTACGGCGTGTTTGTAAGAATTTTCTTCCAACGGCGGAAACATTAGCGCAGAGAAAAGTGTATGTGTATAGCCATTGCTCAGTTTGTTCAGCAGATGTTGATAATGCACTCCATTTACTGGTCCTTTATCGGATGGCGGAGGCTTGCTGGAAAACTGTAAACACGCCGGTCTTGCACGACGAGATGATTGTGGTAGATTGTATGTTCAGCTGGTTATCAGAGATGGAAATGGAGGAGAAAAC CTCTTGGCATGGACGTGTAACATGGCTTCCTCCATATGAAGGATGGTTGAATGCTAATTATGATGCTGCATGCTTCTCCAATAATCATGGAACATGTTTGGGAATGATGGTTAGAGATTATATGGGCAATACTGTTCAAGCTAGACTTGTTAGAGTTCATGGAAATGTATCTCCAAGAATGGCGGAAGAAATGAGTATTCTGGAAGCGTTGAGTTGGCTGAAGGGGTACTCGAATTTGATTATCGAGTTGGATGCAATGGAAGTTATTTTAGAAATTAGGAATCCCGAGTTGTCTGAGGATATCCTATTTGGTTATTGTGCAATTATGGCACATCAGTTTAGTAACATTATTTTTACTTTCGTGAGAcaatctgcgaatcaggcagcgcaTATTATGACGCAAAATGCCCATTCCATTTCAGATCATTAG
- the LOC126653670 gene encoding uncharacterized protein LOC126653670: MDEEELSSAKPNQSLSSDTLQNRHLELLTANFISEIMSTRYLMSKLQAFEKELTQYKQRVEFNGDINPNLEVCEKAMQDLKLQLLMPPKDFIANEQAVQDRKSQILSEPAPLTDFDSEPDSDLDSEPDSDFVSGVASQEIQEEQVGLNSLKAVFRSFISEELKVNQLIDKLTRFKGKVKSIEGLEPKIHVLLQTGDRDNFFHKEDYQEEGKNMSFLDYLSLFHESDLNDGYETLVSLRTRAVDQGKNLSRKLIHVIFMMSKAQETVFKLQALRDSLSWIGEGESTMVVNKFIDLLHTADIEMFKKRGSLKRKAAVLCDETEAAVGCDETEAAEYDHSDYLIFFLLKEICRLELFWMHRGLPDPKMSMMTDTFRSLEDGMRDCERQLKMFKSQYLNMVDGSAFGFQEEDFLSMRQKDEYKAMELKMGELWNGIEESGLEVLLA, translated from the coding sequence ATGGATGAAGAAGAATTGTCATCTGCTAAGCCTAATCAGTCCTTGTCAAGTGACACATTGCAGAATCGTCATCTAGAATTGTTAACTGCtaattttatttcagaaataaTGAGCACTCGTTATCTGATGTCTAAGTTACAAGCTTTTGAGAAGGAACTTACACAGTATAAGCAGCGAGTAGAGTTTAATGGTGATATCAATCCTAATCTAGAAGTTTGTGAGAAGGCGATGCAAGATCTTAAACTGCAGCTTCTCATGCCACCGAAGGACTTTATCGCGAATGAGCAGGCCGTGCAAGATCGTAAGTCTCAGATTCTAAGTGAACCAGCTCCACTTACGGACTTTGATTCAGAACCAGATTCGGACCTTGATTCAGAACCAGATTCGGACTTTGTTTCCGGAGTTGCTAGTCAAGAAATACAAGAGGAACAAGTGGGTCTTAATAGTTTGAAAGCCGTATTTAGATCATTTATCTCTGAGGAATTGAAGGTCAATCAACTCATTGATAAGCTCACCCGATTCAAGGGTAAGGTTAAGAGTATTGAGGGACTTGAACCCAAGATTCATGTTCTGTTGCAAACAGGTGATCGAGATAATTTTTTCCATAAAGAAGATTACCAAGAGGAAGGGAAGAATATGAGCTTTTTGGATTACTTGAGTTTGTTCCATGAGTCTGATCTCAATGATGGTTATGAGACTTTGGTATCTCTAAGGACTCGAGCCGTAGATCAGGGGAAAAATCTTTCTCGTAAGCTTATTCATGTGATATTTATGATGTCAAAGGCTCAGGAAACTGTGTTCAAACTTCAGGCTCTTCGCGATTCTCTCAGTTGGATAGGTGAAGGTGAAAGTACCATGGTAGTCAATAAGTTTATTGATTTACTTCACACTGCAGATATCGAAATGTTTAAGAAGAGAGGATCCTTGAAACGAAAAGCAGCAGTGTTGTGTGATGAAACGGAAGCAGCAGTGGGGTGCGATGAAACCGAAGCAGCAGAATATGACCACTCtgattatcttattttttttttactcaaAGAAATCTGTCGCTTGGAGCTGTTTTGGATGCATAGAGGATTGCCAGATCCGAAGATGTCAATGATGACGGATACATTTCGGTCGTTGGAGGATGGTATGAGAGATTGCGAGCGACAattgaaaatgtttaaatcacAATATCTTAATATGGTGGATGGTTCTGCATTCGGTTTTCAGGAAGAAGATTTTCTCAGTATGAGGCAAAAGGATGAATATAAAGCAATGGAATTAAAGATGGGTGAACTTTGGAATGGAATTGAAGAATCAGGGCTAGAGGTATTATTAGCTTAA